Proteins encoded within one genomic window of Brachybacterium muris:
- a CDS encoding DivIVA domain-containing protein codes for MSSVDPVVGLIDAARFATVKFRAGYRTDAVDDFLDQIVTLVKDPMDPQRAHREAVERVQGAAFPTVTFRDGYDMQDVDVFLDEVLVPALQDAPAPPPPPVTDPPPPRPSPSAAPDAPEDPLVAHLLQARFPQAASSAVNYAADDVDLLLDEMIAALSASPDQGSGRHRARQLLEGAAMDRSTTRRDGYSAEHVDAFLMDVLARLGS; via the coding sequence ATGAGTAGCGTCGACCCCGTCGTCGGGCTGATCGATGCGGCCCGGTTCGCGACGGTGAAGTTCCGTGCCGGCTACCGGACGGATGCGGTCGACGACTTCCTCGACCAGATCGTCACCCTGGTGAAGGACCCCATGGATCCGCAGCGTGCTCACCGAGAAGCGGTCGAGCGCGTGCAGGGTGCCGCGTTCCCCACCGTGACGTTCCGCGATGGCTATGACATGCAGGACGTGGACGTCTTTCTCGATGAGGTGCTGGTCCCTGCGCTCCAGGACGCCCCGGCCCCGCCGCCGCCTCCTGTCACGGACCCGCCACCACCGCGCCCGTCACCATCCGCCGCTCCGGATGCACCCGAGGACCCCCTGGTCGCGCACCTTCTCCAGGCGAGGTTCCCTCAGGCCGCCAGCAGCGCCGTCAACTACGCCGCGGACGACGTCGACCTCCTCCTGGACGAGATGATCGCGGCACTGAGCGCAAGCCCGGATCAGGGGAGCGGTCGCCACCGGGCACGCCAGCTGCTGGAGGGTGCGGCGATGGACCGCAGTACGACCAGGCGTGATGGCTACAGCGCGGAGCACGTCGATGCGTTCCTGATGGACGTCCTTGCCCGCTTGGGCAGCTGA